In Agrobacterium tumefaciens, a single genomic region encodes these proteins:
- the trmB gene encoding tRNA (guanosine(46)-N7)-methyltransferase TrmB — protein sequence MTEERRSRATEAFFGRRKGKPLRHQQVDTIENLLPLLKIDLESVPPQNLVALFPADVRSIRLEIGFGGGEHLAHRAAENPETGFIGVEPFVNSMAKLLATVRERELMNIRLYDDDATQLLDWLPEGSIDHIDLLYPDPWPKKKHWKRRFVSDVNLARFHRVLKPGGKFCFASDIDTYVNWTLQHCARHGGFEWTATSADDWRTPYANWPGTRYENKAKREGRSSAYLTFIRR from the coding sequence ATGACGGAAGAACGGCGTTCGCGCGCGACGGAAGCGTTTTTTGGCAGACGCAAGGGCAAGCCTTTGCGCCATCAGCAGGTCGATACGATCGAAAATCTGCTGCCTTTGCTGAAAATCGATCTGGAAAGCGTGCCCCCGCAAAATCTCGTCGCTCTCTTTCCGGCGGATGTGCGATCGATCCGTCTGGAGATCGGTTTCGGCGGCGGTGAGCATCTCGCCCACCGCGCGGCCGAAAACCCCGAGACGGGTTTCATCGGCGTCGAGCCATTCGTTAATTCCATGGCCAAGCTGCTCGCCACGGTCCGCGAACGCGAGTTGATGAATATCCGCCTTTACGACGATGATGCCACGCAGTTGCTCGACTGGTTGCCCGAGGGATCGATCGATCATATCGACCTGCTTTATCCCGATCCGTGGCCGAAGAAGAAGCACTGGAAGCGGCGTTTCGTGTCGGACGTCAATCTCGCCCGTTTCCATCGCGTGTTGAAACCCGGCGGCAAGTTCTGCTTTGCGTCGGATATCGATACTTACGTCAACTGGACGCTGCAGCATTGCGCCCGGCATGGCGGTTTTGAATGGACGGCGACCAGCGCTGACGACTGGCGCACGCCCTATGCCAACTGGCCGGGCACGCGTTACGAGAACAAGGCGAAAAGAGAAGGCCGCAGCTCGGCCTATCTCACCTTCATCCGTCGCTGA
- a CDS encoding DNA recombination protein RmuC, whose product MSIDFSVLLNPALRAGSVDISFGALLAALVFGLVITWLVTANRVKKAGADGEISDLLKTQSELHGRIAAMAETLGTRQTEMSQTLNQRLDGMSQRLGETLTEQTRSTHENLSRLQERLAVIDAAQGNIQDLAKDVVGLQAILSNKQTRGAFGQARMETLIADALPAGAFQLQPTLSNGYRPDCTIKMPNNAPALVIDAKFPLEAWNAIKADETPETKRAAVQQFRRDMEVHIRDVAEKYLIRGETQDTAFIFVPSESIFADIHQHFEYLVQRAHRARVVIVSPSLLMLSVQVIQSVLKDQRMREQAHLIQGEVALLMDDVRRLDDRTRKLQAHFGLAQKDVDMMLISSDKVLARGQKIEGLDFSPTEKEASHGEIEQARRFAENRAGAAKLRVVDDE is encoded by the coding sequence ATGAGCATAGATTTCTCCGTCCTCCTTAATCCCGCGCTGCGGGCCGGCTCCGTTGATATCAGCTTCGGCGCGCTGCTTGCGGCCCTGGTTTTCGGTCTGGTCATCACATGGCTGGTCACGGCAAACCGCGTAAAAAAAGCCGGAGCCGATGGTGAAATCTCCGATCTTCTGAAAACACAGTCCGAATTGCACGGGCGGATCGCGGCTATGGCTGAAACGCTTGGCACACGCCAGACGGAAATGAGCCAGACGCTGAACCAGCGCCTTGACGGCATGTCGCAGCGCCTTGGCGAAACGCTGACGGAGCAGACCCGATCGACCCATGAAAATCTGAGCCGCCTGCAGGAGCGCCTGGCGGTGATCGATGCCGCACAGGGCAATATTCAGGATCTGGCCAAGGACGTGGTCGGGCTGCAGGCAATCCTTTCCAACAAACAGACACGCGGCGCCTTCGGGCAGGCGCGCATGGAGACGCTGATCGCCGATGCGCTTCCCGCCGGGGCCTTCCAGCTTCAACCCACACTTTCCAACGGCTACCGGCCCGACTGCACCATCAAGATGCCAAACAATGCCCCGGCGCTGGTCATTGACGCCAAGTTTCCGCTGGAGGCGTGGAACGCGATCAAGGCGGATGAGACGCCGGAAACCAAACGCGCCGCCGTGCAGCAGTTCCGCCGCGATATGGAAGTGCATATTCGCGACGTAGCCGAGAAATATCTCATTCGCGGGGAGACGCAGGATACGGCCTTCATCTTCGTGCCATCCGAATCGATATTCGCCGACATTCACCAGCATTTCGAATATCTGGTGCAGCGCGCCCACCGCGCCCGCGTCGTCATCGTCTCACCCTCGCTTCTGATGCTGTCGGTTCAGGTCATCCAGTCCGTGCTCAAGGATCAGCGCATGCGTGAGCAGGCGCATCTCATCCAGGGCGAAGTGGCCCTTCTCATGGACGATGTGCGACGACTGGACGACAGGACGCGCAAGCTGCAGGCCCATTTCGGGCTGGCGCAGAAAGACGTCGACATGATGCTGATCTCCTCCGACAAGGTGCTGGCGCGCGGCCAGAAGATCGAGGGCCTCGATTTTTCGCCGACCGAAAAAGAGGCTTCGCATGGAGAAATCGAGCAGGCCCGCCGCTTTGCCGAAAACCGAGCCGGCGCGGCCAAATTGCGGGTAGTTGACGACGAGTGA
- a CDS encoding helix-turn-helix domain-containing protein — protein MTENKKKPNPIDIHVGSRIRLRRTMLGMSQEKLGESLGITFQQIQKYEKGTNRVGASRLQNISGILNVPVSFFFEDAPGDQVGGTTGMAEASSSNYVVDFLSSAEGLQLNRAFVKIADPKVRRRLVDLVKALAAEGDAE, from the coding sequence ATGACCGAGAATAAGAAAAAGCCTAACCCCATCGACATTCATGTCGGAAGCCGAATTCGCCTTCGTAGAACCATGCTCGGAATGAGCCAGGAGAAGCTGGGGGAAAGTCTCGGAATTACCTTTCAGCAAATCCAGAAATATGAAAAAGGCACGAACCGCGTTGGCGCCAGCCGCCTCCAGAATATTTCCGGGATCCTCAATGTGCCCGTTTCCTTTTTCTTCGAGGATGCGCCTGGTGATCAGGTCGGCGGTACGACCGGCATGGCTGAAGCCTCGAGCTCCAATTATGTGGTCGATTTTCTGTCCTCGGCTGAAGGTTTGCAGCTGAACCGGGCTTTCGTGAAGATCGCCGACCCGAAGGTTCGCCGTCGTCTGGTCGATCTCGTCAAGGCGCTCGCCGCCGAAGGCGACGCCGAGTAA
- a CDS encoding PhoH family protein: protein MNAHELVSNSSRQPRQAATDANHFVLTFENNRIAGELFGQFDQNLKLLEQRLNIDARPRGNSVAITGDVVSTNQARRALDFLYERLLKGGTAEVSDVEGAIRMAMAADDQLTLPTMERKAKISMAQISTRKKTIAARTPTQDVYMRALEQSELVFGVGPAGTGKTYLAVAHAAQLLERGAVDRIILSRPAVEAGERLGFLPGDMKEKVDPYLRPLYDALYDMMPGDKVERAIQAGVIEIAPLAFMRGRTLANAAVILDEAQNTTTMQMKMFLTRLGENGRMIVTGDPSQVDLPRGVKSGLVEALQILGDVEGVSVVRFKDVDVVRHPMVARIVRAYESHTAVPDESLVKGN from the coding sequence TTGAACGCACACGAATTGGTATCAAATTCATCGCGCCAGCCACGCCAAGCCGCGACCGACGCCAATCACTTCGTCCTCACGTTCGAGAATAACAGGATAGCGGGAGAGCTATTCGGTCAGTTCGATCAGAACCTGAAGCTTTTGGAGCAGCGCCTCAATATCGACGCCCGCCCCCGCGGCAACTCCGTCGCCATTACCGGCGATGTGGTTTCCACCAACCAGGCCCGCCGTGCGCTGGATTTCCTCTACGAGCGTCTGCTCAAGGGCGGAACTGCCGAGGTCTCCGACGTGGAAGGCGCGATTCGAATGGCCATGGCCGCTGACGACCAGCTCACCTTGCCGACGATGGAGCGCAAGGCGAAGATTTCCATGGCGCAGATTTCCACCCGCAAGAAGACCATCGCTGCCCGCACGCCGACGCAGGATGTATACATGCGGGCGCTGGAGCAGTCCGAACTGGTTTTCGGCGTCGGCCCCGCCGGCACCGGCAAGACCTATCTGGCCGTTGCCCATGCCGCACAGCTTCTGGAGCGCGGCGCGGTTGACCGTATCATCCTCTCACGCCCCGCCGTTGAAGCGGGCGAGCGTCTGGGCTTCCTGCCCGGCGACATGAAGGAAAAGGTCGATCCTTACCTCCGCCCGCTCTACGACGCGCTGTATGACATGATGCCGGGCGACAAGGTGGAGCGCGCGATTCAAGCGGGCGTCATCGAAATCGCGCCGCTTGCCTTCATGCGCGGCCGAACCCTTGCCAACGCCGCCGTCATTCTGGACGAAGCCCAGAACACCACGACCATGCAGATGAAAATGTTCCTCACCCGTCTTGGTGAGAACGGCCGCATGATCGTGACCGGTGACCCAAGCCAGGTGGATTTGCCGCGTGGCGTGAAATCCGGCCTTGTCGAAGCCCTGCAAATCCTCGGAGATGTCGAAGGCGTATCCGTCGTGCGCTTCAAGGATGTCGATGTCGTCCGCCATCCGATGGTGGCGCGCATCGTCCGGGCTTACGAATCCCACACGGCCGTGCCGGATGAAAGCCTCGTGAAGGGCAACTGA
- the ybeY gene encoding rRNA maturation RNase YbeY: MTTLDIQISVEAEGWSSEEDLAVFATKVLNAAVDFLKREEEQPFPKMPVELSLVFTDDENIREINAEWRDKDKATNVLSFPAFPLEPGGMPGPMLGDIVIARETVEREALELEKSFEDHLTHLLVHGFLHLFGYDHMNEEEAEEMESLETRILAVLGLSDPYAGQEPL; encoded by the coding sequence ATGACAACTCTGGATATTCAAATCAGCGTCGAGGCCGAAGGCTGGTCCTCGGAAGAGGACTTGGCTGTCTTTGCCACCAAGGTGCTGAATGCGGCGGTCGATTTTCTGAAGCGGGAAGAGGAACAACCCTTTCCGAAAATGCCGGTGGAGCTGTCGCTGGTCTTCACTGATGACGAAAATATCCGGGAAATCAATGCCGAATGGCGCGACAAGGACAAGGCGACCAATGTCTTGTCTTTCCCCGCTTTTCCGCTGGAACCGGGCGGAATGCCCGGCCCGATGCTGGGCGATATCGTCATTGCCCGCGAGACGGTTGAACGCGAGGCCCTTGAACTTGAGAAGAGTTTCGAGGATCATCTGACCCATCTTCTCGTTCATGGGTTCCTGCATTTGTTTGGTTATGACCACATGAACGAGGAAGAAGCGGAAGAAATGGAGTCGCTTGAGACTCGCATTTTGGCGGTGCTTGGCCTATCTGATCCTTACGCGGGTCAGGAACCGCTTTAA
- a CDS encoding ribokinase produces MITVFGSINMDLVATAKRLPKPGETVTGETFSTAAGGKGANQALAARRAGATVKMAGAVGDDTFAAPALTLLRDAGTDLSLVKTAPGPTGTAVILIGEGGENMISVIPAANGEVSASDAAKTISEMAAGDILMLQFEIPALAIEAALTTAKAKRITTVINTAPLTADGPRLAGLADIVIANETEFELLIGKNGLSSTERESELKELHDRTGQTLIVTLGADGVIAIRNGKVFRASGLKIEPVDTVGAGDTFCGYLAASLDQGMDFEKALKRAAVAGSLACTRAGAQPSIPLAAEVDATL; encoded by the coding sequence ATGATTACTGTTTTCGGCTCCATCAACATGGACCTCGTCGCCACCGCCAAACGCCTGCCCAAGCCCGGTGAAACCGTGACCGGTGAGACATTCTCCACCGCCGCCGGCGGCAAGGGAGCCAACCAGGCGCTGGCCGCACGGCGTGCAGGCGCCACGGTCAAGATGGCGGGTGCTGTGGGCGATGATACATTTGCCGCACCGGCGCTGACCTTGCTGCGCGACGCCGGCACCGATCTGTCATTGGTCAAAACCGCACCCGGCCCGACGGGAACGGCCGTGATCCTGATCGGCGAAGGCGGGGAGAACATGATCTCGGTCATTCCCGCCGCCAATGGCGAAGTCTCCGCATCCGATGCTGCAAAGACCATATCCGAGATGGCTGCGGGCGATATTCTGATGCTGCAGTTCGAGATACCTGCGCTCGCCATCGAAGCGGCGCTGACGACTGCAAAGGCAAAGCGTATCACCACCGTCATCAATACCGCACCGCTGACCGCAGATGGTCCGCGCCTTGCCGGCCTTGCCGATATCGTCATTGCCAATGAAACAGAGTTCGAACTGCTGATCGGCAAGAACGGCCTCTCCAGTACCGAACGAGAGAGCGAACTCAAGGAGCTTCACGACAGGACCGGCCAGACTTTGATCGTGACCCTTGGTGCCGATGGCGTGATCGCCATTCGCAATGGCAAGGTTTTCAGGGCTTCCGGCCTCAAGATCGAGCCCGTCGATACGGTTGGTGCGGGCGATACTTTCTGCGGATATCTCGCCGCCAGCCTTGATCAGGGAATGGATTTCGAAAAGGCGCTGAAGCGCGCCGCCGTTGCAGGCTCACTTGCCTGCACGCGCGCTGGCGCGCAGCCTTCCATTCCGCTGGCGGCGGAAGTGGATGCTACCCTCTGA
- the def gene encoding peptide deformylase: MTIKPLIILPDPVLRQQSKPIEQVDAEVLRLADDMLETMYDAPGIGLAAIQIGVPRRMLVIDVAREGEEKTPVVFINPEILKVSDDISTYEEGCLSIPDYYAEVERPASLTVRYVGRDGKQQTVEADGLLATCLQHEIDHLNGVLFIDHISRLKRDMVIKKFTKAARAKI; encoded by the coding sequence ATGACCATCAAACCACTTATCATTTTGCCCGATCCCGTGCTGCGCCAGCAATCCAAGCCCATCGAACAGGTGGATGCCGAGGTGCTGCGCCTTGCCGACGACATGCTGGAAACCATGTATGATGCGCCGGGTATCGGCCTCGCCGCCATTCAGATCGGCGTGCCACGCCGCATGCTGGTGATCGATGTTGCACGCGAAGGCGAAGAAAAGACCCCGGTCGTCTTCATCAATCCGGAAATCCTCAAAGTGTCGGACGATATTTCGACCTATGAGGAAGGCTGCCTCTCCATTCCCGATTATTATGCCGAGGTGGAGCGTCCCGCGTCACTCACGGTGCGTTATGTCGGCCGTGACGGCAAGCAGCAGACGGTCGAGGCGGATGGTCTGCTCGCGACCTGCTTGCAGCATGAGATCGACCACCTCAACGGCGTTCTGTTCATCGACCATATTTCGCGGCTAAAGCGCGACATGGTCATCAAAAAATTCACGAAAGCGGCCCGCGCAAAGATCTGA
- the metK gene encoding methionine adenosyltransferase, whose amino-acid sequence MRANYLFTSESVAEGHPDKVCDRISDEIVDLIYREAAKTGVDPWTVRIACETLATTNRVVIAGEVRVPDTLLKKDKDGKVVKDAAGHPVINPSKFKSAARKAIRDIGYEQDGFHWKTAKIDVLLHPQSADIAQGVDSASDKQGDEGAGDQGIMFGYACKETPDLMPAPIYYSHRILQLLATARKSGEGEAAKLGPDAKSQVTVRYVDGKASEAVSIVLSTQHLDASWDSKKVRAVVEPYIREALGDLKIADDCQWYINPTGKFVIGGPDGDAGLTGRKIIVDTYGGAAPHGGGAFSGKDTTKVDRSAAYAARYLAKNVVAAGLAERCTIQIAYAIGVAQPLSIYVDLHGTGKVSEDQVEGAIRKVMDLSPSGIRRHLDLNKPIYAKTSSYGHFGRKAGRDGSFSWEKLDLVKPLKEALSA is encoded by the coding sequence ATGCGTGCCAATTACCTGTTCACCAGCGAGTCCGTGGCCGAGGGTCATCCGGACAAGGTTTGTGATCGTATTTCCGATGAAATCGTGGATCTTATCTACCGTGAAGCGGCCAAGACCGGCGTTGACCCCTGGACCGTGCGCATCGCATGCGAAACGCTTGCGACGACCAACCGCGTCGTTATCGCCGGTGAGGTTCGGGTTCCCGACACGCTTCTGAAAAAGGACAAGGACGGCAAGGTCGTCAAGGACGCCGCCGGCCACCCCGTCATCAACCCGTCCAAGTTCAAGTCCGCCGCGCGCAAGGCGATCCGCGACATTGGCTACGAGCAGGATGGTTTCCACTGGAAGACCGCCAAGATCGACGTTCTGCTGCATCCGCAGTCGGCGGATATCGCGCAGGGCGTGGATAGCGCCTCCGACAAGCAGGGCGACGAGGGTGCCGGCGACCAGGGCATCATGTTCGGTTACGCCTGCAAGGAAACGCCGGACCTGATGCCGGCACCGATCTATTATTCCCACCGCATTCTGCAGCTGCTTGCCACCGCCCGTAAGAGTGGCGAGGGCGAGGCGGCAAAGCTCGGCCCCGATGCCAAGAGCCAGGTGACGGTTCGTTACGTCGATGGCAAGGCTTCGGAAGCCGTGTCCATCGTCCTGTCCACGCAGCACCTCGATGCAAGCTGGGACTCGAAGAAGGTTCGTGCTGTTGTCGAACCCTATATCCGCGAAGCTCTGGGTGACCTCAAGATCGCTGACGATTGCCAGTGGTATATCAACCCGACGGGCAAGTTCGTTATCGGCGGTCCTGATGGCGATGCCGGCCTGACCGGCCGCAAGATCATCGTCGATACCTATGGCGGTGCCGCCCCCCATGGCGGTGGCGCATTCTCCGGCAAGGACACGACCAAGGTCGACCGTTCCGCCGCTTATGCCGCCCGCTATCTCGCCAAGAACGTTGTGGCTGCCGGCCTTGCCGAGCGCTGCACGATCCAGATCGCCTACGCGATCGGCGTCGCCCAGCCGCTGTCGATCTATGTTGATCTGCACGGCACGGGCAAGGTCAGCGAAGATCAGGTCGAAGGCGCGATCCGCAAGGTCATGGACCTGTCGCCGTCGGGCATCCGCCGTCACCTCGATCTTAACAAGCCCATCTACGCCAAGACGTCTTCCTACGGCCACTTCGGCCGCAAGGCCGGCCGTGACGGCTCTTTCTCCTGGGAGAAGCTCGATCTGGTGAAGCCGCTCAAGGAAGCTTTGAGCGCCTAA
- the miaB gene encoding tRNA (N6-isopentenyl adenosine(37)-C2)-methylthiotransferase MiaB, with protein MTQETLGLEALPMNAREGANSRKVFIKTYGCQMNVYDSVRMSDALAKDGYVQTEDMGEADLVLLNTCHIREKAAEKVYSALGRLRDMKKSREEQGREFMIGVAGCVAQAEGEEILRRAPAVDVVIGPQTYHRLPDALKRVRGGERVIETEYAVEDKFEHLPVAEKATLRTRGVTAFLTVQEGCDKFCTFCVVPYTRGSEVSRPVRQIVDEAMKLVDAGVREITLLGQNVNAWQGEGPTGEKWGLAELLYRLAEIPGLARLRYTTSHPRDMDERLIGAHRDLRILMPYLHLPVQSGSDRILKAMNRRHTGEEYIQLIEKIRSARPDIAMSGDFIVGFPGETDRDFEDTMAMVETVKYAQAFSFKYSTRPGTPGADLTDQVEEDVKAERLERLQALLLRQQKEFAESLVGKTMDVLLEKPGRMPEQLIGRSPWLQSVNLDAKTLKIGDIVNVRITATGPNSLFAEVAGS; from the coding sequence ATGACCCAGGAAACACTTGGCCTCGAAGCCCTACCCATGAACGCCCGCGAGGGCGCAAACAGCCGCAAGGTTTTTATCAAGACCTATGGCTGTCAGATGAACGTTTATGATTCCGTCCGCATGAGCGATGCGCTGGCGAAGGATGGTTACGTTCAGACGGAGGATATGGGCGAAGCGGATCTGGTTCTCCTGAACACCTGTCACATCCGCGAAAAGGCGGCGGAAAAGGTTTATTCCGCGCTTGGCCGCCTGCGTGACATGAAAAAGTCGCGCGAAGAGCAGGGCCGTGAATTCATGATCGGCGTTGCCGGTTGTGTGGCGCAGGCGGAAGGCGAGGAAATCCTGCGCCGTGCGCCCGCCGTCGATGTCGTCATCGGCCCGCAGACCTATCATCGCCTGCCTGATGCCCTGAAGCGGGTGCGCGGCGGTGAGCGCGTCATCGAGACCGAATATGCGGTCGAGGACAAGTTCGAGCACCTGCCGGTCGCGGAGAAAGCGACGCTGCGGACACGCGGTGTCACGGCGTTTTTGACGGTGCAGGAAGGCTGCGACAAGTTCTGCACCTTCTGTGTCGTACCCTATACACGCGGTTCTGAAGTGTCGCGTCCAGTTCGCCAGATCGTTGATGAAGCGATGAAACTGGTGGATGCCGGCGTGCGCGAAATCACGCTGCTTGGCCAGAACGTCAATGCCTGGCAGGGCGAAGGACCGACGGGCGAAAAATGGGGTCTGGCCGAACTGCTCTACAGGCTGGCCGAAATTCCGGGCCTTGCACGGTTGCGCTACACCACCAGCCATCCGCGCGACATGGATGAGCGCCTGATCGGCGCGCATCGCGATCTGCGTATCCTCATGCCCTATCTGCACCTGCCGGTGCAGTCCGGTTCGGATCGCATTCTGAAAGCGATGAACCGCCGCCATACGGGCGAGGAGTATATCCAGCTCATTGAAAAAATCCGGAGCGCCCGCCCTGATATTGCCATGTCGGGGGACTTTATTGTCGGTTTCCCCGGTGAGACGGATCGCGATTTCGAAGATACGATGGCGATGGTCGAGACGGTGAAATACGCACAGGCCTTTTCGTTCAAATATTCCACCCGCCCCGGCACCCCGGGCGCCGACCTGACAGATCAGGTGGAGGAAGACGTGAAGGCCGAGCGGCTCGAGAGATTGCAGGCCCTGTTGCTGCGGCAACAGAAGGAATTTGCGGAATCGCTGGTCGGAAAGACCATGGATGTGTTGCTGGAAAAGCCCGGCCGCATGCCTGAGCAGTTGATAGGTCGCTCTCCGTGGCTGCAATCCGTGAATCTTGATGCAAAGACGTTGAAAATCGGTGACATTGTTAATGTACGAATCACCGCAACGGGTCCAAACAGCTTGTTTGCCGAGGTGGCAGGGAGTTAG
- the lnt gene encoding apolipoprotein N-acyltransferase: MERLAGRVMLAGGMSRAAMAIAAGAVGALALPPFGFFAALFFSFTLLVWLVDGCTGKPGGGLFSRILPAFGIGWCFGLGYFVAGLWWLGNALLLEADEFAWALPLAILGLPALLALFYGFAVAAANLLWSDGLGRIAALAAAFGFSEWLRSFLATGFPWNAIGYGIMPIPVMMQSAHLLGLFSITALAVFIFASPALIGTKKGVGPGLALAGLLLAAHFGYGFYRLQTPAETPADALTVRIVQPSIDQSRKMLNADRAEIFAEHLRLSALPPGEGKKRPDIIVWPETSVPFILTQNPDALAEIARTLEDGQVLFTGAVRMEDQGAGRPPRYYNSVYAIDSQGEIIGATDKVHLTPFGEYVPFEGILREFGIDNVIALPGGFSAASSRTPLTLPSGKTLYPLICYEIIFPGEMTPGLQGSAAILNVTNDGWFGDTPGPYQHFLQARVRAVETGVPVIRGANTGISAVIDPYGRIIAGLDYGRVGIVDATLSGGSNDAFTYDIHRTYFWLIFSILMIVAVFSALSFARRQN; this comes from the coding sequence ATGGAGCGTCTTGCAGGCAGGGTAATGCTGGCCGGCGGCATGAGCCGAGCAGCGATGGCGATTGCTGCGGGCGCGGTCGGGGCGCTCGCTTTGCCTCCATTCGGCTTTTTCGCAGCGCTTTTTTTCTCTTTCACCCTGCTTGTCTGGCTCGTGGATGGCTGCACCGGCAAGCCGGGCGGCGGTCTCTTCAGCCGCATCCTGCCGGCTTTCGGCATCGGCTGGTGTTTCGGGCTTGGTTATTTCGTGGCCGGCCTGTGGTGGCTGGGCAATGCTCTCCTGCTGGAAGCCGATGAATTCGCTTGGGCGCTGCCGCTCGCCATCCTCGGTCTGCCGGCATTGCTGGCGCTGTTTTATGGTTTTGCCGTCGCCGCCGCCAATCTCCTTTGGTCGGATGGCCTTGGCCGTATTGCGGCGCTTGCCGCGGCCTTCGGCTTTTCGGAATGGCTGCGCAGTTTCCTTGCAACCGGCTTTCCCTGGAACGCCATCGGCTACGGCATCATGCCCATCCCGGTCATGATGCAGTCTGCGCACCTGCTCGGTCTTTTCAGCATCACGGCGCTGGCGGTTTTCATTTTCGCTTCACCGGCGTTGATCGGTACGAAAAAAGGCGTGGGACCGGGACTGGCGCTGGCTGGCCTGCTGCTGGCCGCTCACTTCGGTTATGGCTTTTACCGCCTGCAGACACCGGCAGAAACGCCGGCGGACGCCCTGACTGTCCGCATCGTGCAGCCGTCCATCGATCAATCCCGCAAGATGCTGAATGCCGATCGGGCGGAGATTTTCGCAGAGCATCTGCGTTTGTCGGCCCTGCCGCCGGGCGAAGGGAAAAAACGCCCCGACATCATTGTCTGGCCGGAAACCTCCGTGCCGTTCATCCTGACGCAAAACCCGGATGCGCTCGCGGAAATCGCCAGAACGCTCGAGGATGGCCAGGTGCTGTTCACCGGCGCCGTCAGGATGGAAGATCAGGGAGCCGGCCGACCGCCGCGTTATTACAATTCGGTCTATGCGATCGACAGCCAGGGCGAGATCATCGGTGCGACCGACAAGGTGCACCTGACGCCCTTTGGCGAATATGTTCCCTTTGAAGGCATCCTGCGGGAATTCGGCATCGACAATGTCATCGCCTTGCCGGGCGGCTTTTCCGCCGCCTCGTCGCGCACGCCGCTCACGCTTCCTTCGGGCAAGACCCTCTATCCGCTGATCTGTTACGAGATCATTTTCCCGGGTGAGATGACGCCGGGCCTTCAGGGGTCGGCGGCGATCCTGAATGTGACGAATGACGGCTGGTTTGGTGACACGCCCGGTCCCTACCAGCATTTTCTGCAGGCAAGGGTGCGCGCCGTCGAGACGGGCGTGCCGGTGATTCGCGGCGCCAATACCGGAATTTCCGCCGTCATAGACCCCTATGGCCGCATTATTGCCGGGCTGGACTATGGTCGGGTGGGAATTGTTGACGCCACTTTGAGTGGTGGGTCTAATGACGCATTTACTTACGACATACATCGGACGTATTTCTGGTTGATTTTTTCAATCTTGATGATCGTTGCGGTATTTTCCGCCTTGAGTTTCGCTCGGCGCCAGAATTGA
- a CDS encoding hemolysin family protein, which yields MNEHSARPANEGRENGEQSSSEEGSSHLRNDTNAKPRSTIWSRIGRLLKPSQGERLREDLTDALMADTEIGAAFSPEERAMLNNILRFREIRVEDIMIPRVDIDGLDENMTIGDALILFEETGRSRMPVYDETLDNPKGMIHIRDLLAYVAKQARNKRRAGSRSVAYGEAKQPRSPRPNFDLARVDLEQTVADAGLVRKILFAPPSMLASDLLKTMQAQRTQLALVIDEYGGTDGLVSHEDIVEMVVGDIDDEHDKDEAMFSRLSADVLVADARAELTELAEVIGPEFDVREHLEEIDTLGGLIFFALGRIPAKGEVVRAVPGFEFQILDADSRRIKGVRIVRDHGSEGQDDRAPDEANGVIALPAPDVRLITHQHNAD from the coding sequence ATGAACGAACATTCTGCACGACCTGCCAATGAGGGCAGAGAAAACGGCGAGCAGTCCTCTTCGGAGGAGGGCAGTAGTCACTTACGGAACGACACCAATGCAAAGCCGAGATCGACGATCTGGTCGCGCATAGGGCGGTTGCTGAAACCGTCACAGGGCGAGCGTCTTCGTGAGGATCTGACCGACGCGCTGATGGCCGACACCGAAATCGGTGCCGCCTTTTCGCCTGAAGAACGGGCGATGCTGAACAATATCCTCCGTTTCCGCGAGATCAGGGTCGAAGATATCATGATCCCGCGGGTCGATATCGATGGTCTCGATGAGAACATGACGATTGGCGACGCGCTGATCCTCTTCGAGGAGACCGGACGCTCCCGCATGCCGGTTTATGACGAGACGCTGGATAATCCGAAGGGCATGATCCACATCCGCGATCTGCTGGCCTATGTCGCCAAGCAGGCCCGTAACAAACGCCGGGCGGGATCGCGCAGCGTCGCATATGGCGAGGCGAAGCAGCCGCGTTCACCACGTCCGAATTTCGATCTGGCGCGGGTCGATCTCGAGCAGACGGTCGCCGATGCCGGTCTCGTACGCAAAATTCTTTTCGCACCACCCTCGATGCTTGCCTCCGATCTCTTGAAGACCATGCAGGCGCAGAGAACTCAGCTGGCCCTCGTGATCGACGAATATGGCGGCACGGACGGTCTCGTCAGCCACGAGGATATCGTCGAGATGGTCGTGGGCGATATCGATGACGAGCACGACAAGGACGAGGCGATGTTTTCGCGTCTCTCCGCCGATGTGCTTGTTGCGGACGCCCGTGCAGAGCTTACCGAACTTGCCGAGGTGATCGGGCCGGAATTCGACGTGCGCGAACATCTGGAAGAAATCGATACGCTCGGCGGCCTCATCTTTTTCGCGCTCGGCCGCATTCCGGCCAAGGGCGAGGTGGTTCGCGCCGTACCCGGTTTCGAGTTCCAGATTCTCGATGCGGACAGCCGGCGCATCAAGGGCGTCCGTATCGTCCGTGATCATGGCTCGGAAGGACAGGATGACCGGGCTCCGGATGAAGCCAACGGGGTTATCGCGCTACCCGCGCCGGACGTTCGCTTGATCACGCACCAGCACAACGCCGACTAG